In Bombus fervidus isolate BK054 chromosome 13, iyBomFerv1, whole genome shotgun sequence, a single genomic region encodes these proteins:
- the Uif gene encoding sushi, von Willebrand factor type A, EGF and pentraxin domain-containing protein uif isoform X2 has translation MLIRELAAVWVAVLLCHLQLTESQVPTTNVFTCPNGWELKGIHCYKFFNIRHSWEKAAELCRRYGSELMVVESYSENNMSASMIGRHLDRYWLGLASLDDLRTNTLESAAGMLVSQYAGFWASKQPNPQSGECVDVALTDDRQTWELTTCESLLPFMCRANACPAGSFHCSNGKCVNAAFKCDKQDDCGDFSDEIDCPANCQFYMASSGDVVESPNYPHKYAPLSNCKWTLEGPQGHNILLQFQEFETEKSFDIVQILVGGRTEEKSVNLATLSGKQELTNKLFVSASNFMIIKFSTDSSVERKGFRASWKTEPQTCGGILRATPQGQVLTSPGYPQNYPGGLECLYILQAQPGRIMSLEIEDLDLEMNRDYILIRDGDSPMSRPIARLTGKSEDNPTVIMSTGSNLYLYLKTSLGDSRRGFSIRYTQGCKATIIARNGTVQSPSFGLNDYPNNQECLYRVKNPQGGPLSLKFISFNVHKTDFVQIYDGPNTNGLRLHPGSGFTSNTRPKITLTAESGEMLVRFTSDALHSSPGWQAEFSADCPQLQSGEGALASSRDTAFGTTVTFSCPLGQEFATGKAKITTECLPGGNWSVTYIPKCQEVYCGPVPQIDNGFSIGSSNVTYRGLATYQCYAGFAFPSGRPTEKISCMADGRWEKKPSCLASQCSPLPEAPHSNITILNGGGRSYGTIVRFECEPGYVRSGHPVILCMSNGTWSDEVPTCSRAKCPLLPTIKNGFVVDMTKDYFYGDEARVQCNRGYKLSGSNIIQCGPNQLFDNVPTCEDINECASSQCDLASTECINNPGAFTCKCKPGFAPTMECRPIGDLGLINGGIPDESITVSSSENGYTRTGVRLNNGDGWCGNNIEPGANWVMIDMKAPTIIRGFRTQIVSRVDGNIAYTSAVRIQYTDDLTDTFKDYTNPDGTPVEFRILEPTLSVLNLPVPIEARYIKFRIQDYVGAPCMKLEIMGCTRLECTDINECAINNGGCHQKCINNPGSYACMCNTGYELYKGNGTAGFYIEKHETGERDGDLVQKNKTCVPVMCPTISAPENGKLLSTKQKHHFGDLVRFQCNFGYVLSGSSAVICTSSGAWNGTTPECQYAKCVSLPDDKNEGLSVIRSDEASVLVPFKQNVTLKCGSNGRYLRNTATSGFRQCVYDPKPGLPDYWLSGYQPACPRADCGKPLPTPGAEYGQYLDTKYQSSFFFGCQDTFKLAGQTNRHDNVVRCQANGIWDFGNLRCEGPVCEDPGRPSDGFQVARSYEQGSEVQFGCSRPGYILINPRPIVCVREPECKVVKPLGLASGRIPDSAINATSERPNYEAKNVRLNSVTGWCGKQEAFTYVSVDLGQVYRVKAILVKGVVTNDIVGRPTEIRFFYKQAEIENYVVYFPNFNLTMRDPGNYGELAMITLPKYVQARFVILGIVSYMDNACLKFELMGCEEPVTEPLLGYDYGFSPCVDNEPPVFQNCPQQPIVVQKGTDGGLLPVNFTEPTAIDNSGSIARLEVKPHSFRTPLRVFQDTVVKYVAFDYDGNVAICEINITVPDVTPPKLSCPQSYVIELIDKQESYSVNFNETRRRINATDVSGPVKITFVPERAVIPIGGFENVTVYATDSSGNRASCHFQVSVQATPCVDWELKPPANGGLKCVPGDKGLQCIATCKNGFRFTDGAPVKTFTCDVAKHWSPSSVVPDCVSENTQQANYHVVAAVTYRANGAVSRSCLPQYQDLMSQYYMNLNNILTQRCSAVNVNMNVSFVRSVPFLLEENVLKMDFILVIVPAIRQPQLYDLCGSTLNLIFDLSVPSTSAVIEPLLNVSAIGNQCPPLRALKSSITRGFTCSIGEVLNMDTNDVPRCLHCPAGTFAGEKQKQCTSCPKGFYQNSDRQGSCLRCPFGTYTREEGSKSIDDCIPVCGYGTYSPTGLVPCLECPRNSYTGEPPVGGYKDCQTCPAGTFTYQPAAPGRDRCRAKCSPGMYSDTGLAPCAQCPKDFFQPQHGATTCVECPTNMYTDGAGAVGREECKPVQCTDSVCQHGGLCVPMGHGIQCLCPAGFSGRRCEIDIDECASQPCYNGATCIDLPQGYRCQCANGYSGVNCQEEKSDCSNDTCPERAMCKDEPGFNNYTCLCRSGYTGVDCDITINPCTASGNPCNNGATCVALQQGRYKCDCLPGWEGQSCEINTDDCAEKPCLLGANCTDLVADFSCDCPAGFTGKRCHEKIDLCSGNPCLNGICVDNLFSHECICHPGWTGAACETNINECSSKPCKNNGQCIDQVDGYTCTCEPGYTGKQCQHTIDDCASEPCQNGGTCVDQLEGFVCKCRPGFVGLQCEAELDECLSDPCSPVGTDRCVDLDNTFVCHCREGYTGSACEINIDDCASDPCLNGATCRDEVGGFKCMCPEGWTGVHCEVDVGMCQNHPCQNDAACVDLFIDYFCVCPSGTDGKQCETAPERCIGNPCMHNGRCQDFGSGLNCTCPDDYTGIGCQYEYDACQAGACKNGATCIDEGSGFTCICPSGYTGKTCEDDIIDCKENSCPPSATCIDLTGKFFCQCPFNLTGDDCRKSIQVDYDLYFSDPARSSAAQVIPFFTGGRKSLTVAMWVQYTQKDEAGIFFTLYSVSSPHVPMNRRLMIQAHSNGVQVSLFHDLQDVYLPFREYATINDGQWHHVAVVWNGENGGELILITEGLIASKTEGYGSGRSLPAYAWAVLGKPQSENTKGYTESGFQGHLTKVQIWSRALHITNEIQKQVRDCRTEPVLYQGLVLTWAGYDDTVGGVERVVPSHCGQRVCPPGYGGTKCQQLESDKIPPKMEYCPGDLWVIAKNGSAIVSWDEPKFVDNVGIVRIQEKNGHRSGQTLMWGTYDISYVAYDQAGNSASCNFKVYVLSDFCPELPDPIGGTQQCKDWGSGGQFKVCEIFCNPGLRFSQEVPKFYTCGAEGFWRPTNDPSLPLIYPACTSATPAQRVFRIKMNFPTSVLCNEAGQGVLKKKVRDAVNSLNRDWNFCSYSYEGTRECKDLHIDVQCDHRIRTTRETSEEDGGTYIISAVVPAEPDPILNANSNERATVQTLLERLILEEDQFDVHDILPNTVPDPASLMLESDYDCPVGQVVMAPDCVPCAVGTYYDEETKQCLSCPVGSYQSESGQLKCSSCPVIAGRPSVTVGPGARSAADCKEQCPAGKYYDDLAGLCRSCGHGFYQPNEGSFSCLLCGLGKTTRTAEAVSREECRDECGSGQQLAVEGKCEPCPRGSYRTQGVQAACQACPVGRTTPNMGSAAIEECSLPVCEPGTYLNGTLNECMECKKGTYQSEPQQTFCIPCPPNTSTKGTAATSKADCTNPCETSDAEMHCDANAYCLLIPETSDFKCECKPGYNGTGTECTDVCMGYCDNEGVCLKDSRGQPSCRCSGSFTGKRCTEKSEFFYITGGIAGGVILIIFVVLLVWMICVRASRKKEPKKMLTPATDQNGSQVNFYYGAPTPYAESIAPSHHSTYAHYYDDEEDGWEMPNFYNETYMKESLHNGKMNSLARSNASIYGTKDDLYDRLKRHAYPGKKDKSDSDSEGQ, from the exons ATGCTGATAAGAGAATTGGCGGCCGTGTGGGTCGCCGTCCTCTTGTGCCATCTTCAGCTAACGGAGTCTCAG GTTCCTACCACAAATGTCTTCACCTGTCCGAACG GATGGGAACTGAAAGGTATACATTGTTACAAATTCTTCAACATCAGGCACTCTTGGGAAAAGGCAGCGGAATTATGCAGGAG GTACGGCAGCGAACTGATGGTGGTGGAGTCGTACAGCGAGAACAACATGTCCGCGAGCATGATCGGCCGGCATTTGGATCGTTACTGGCTTGGCCTGGCCTCCCTCGACGATTTACGAACCAACACGCTCGAGTCGGCCGCTGGAATGCTCGTCTCCCAATACGCCG GTTTCTGGGCGTCGAAGCAGCCGAATCCGCAATCAGGTGAATGCGTGGACGTCGCGTTGACGGATGACCGACAAACGTGGGAGCTGACCACGTGCGAATCGTTGCTTCCTTTCATGTGCCGTGCCAACGCCTGCCCAGCAG GCTCTTTCCACTGTTCTAACGGAAAGTGTGTGAACGCGGCGTTTAAGTGTGACAAACAGGATGATTGCGGTGATTTTTCGGACGAAATAGATTGTCCGGCTAATTGCCAGTTTTATATGGCCAGCAGTGGCGACGTGGTCGAGAGTCCTAATTATCCGCACAAATATGCACCCCTCAGCAACTGCAAGTGGACCTTGGAAGGCCCTCAAGGCCATAATATCCTGTTACAG TTCCAAGAATTCGAAACGGAGAAGAGCTTCGACATAGTACAGATCCTGGTCGGTGGTAGAACAGAAGAAAAATCCGTGAACCTGGCGACCCTCTCCGGCAAGCAAGAACTCACCAACAAACTATTCGTATCCGCCTCGAACTTCATGATCATCAAATTTAGCACAGATTCGTCGGTCGAAAGGAAAGGTTTCCGAGCTTCGTGGAAAACCGAACCGCAAACTTGCGGTGGAATTCTTCGAGCAACTCCTCAAGGACAGGTCCTCACCTCTCCAGGATATCCTCAGAATTATCCTGGAGGATTGGAATGTCTGTACATTCTGCAAGCTCAACCTGGTCGTATAATGTCGCTCGAA ATCGAAGATCTGGATCTCGAGATGAATCGGGACTACATTCTAATTAGAGACGGTGACTCACCGATGAGCAGACCGATAGCCAGACTAACAGGCAAATCGGAAGACAATCCTACGGTGATCATGTCAACTGGAAGTAACTTGTACCTCTACCTCAAGACTAGTCTTGGTGACTCAAGAAGAGGTTTCAGCATTCGATACACTCAAGGCTGTAAAGCTACGATAATTGCTAGAAATGGAACGGTTCAGTCGCCATCTTTCGGATTGAACGATTATCCTAACAACCAGGAGTGCTTGTACAGGGTGAAGAATCCTCAAGGAGGACCGCTGTCCCTGAAGTTTATCAGCTTCAACGTTCATAAGACTGACTTTGTCCAG ATATACGATGGTCCAAATACTAATGGCCTCCGTTTGCATCCTGGAAGTGGGTTCACGTCGAACACGAGACCAAAGATCACTTTAACAGCCGAGAGCGGAGAAATGTTGGTTAGATTCACCTCTGATGCTCTTCATAGCAGTCCTGGCTGGCAAGCAGAGTTCTCGGCAG attGTCCTCAGCTTCAGTCCGGCGAAGGAGCGTTAGCGTCAAGCAGGGACACAGCTTTCGGTACAACAGTGACGTTCTCCTGTCCCTTGGGCCAAGAATTTGCCACTGGCAAAGCGAAGATTACCACAGAGTGTCTTCCTGGAGGGAACTGGTCTGTTACCTACATTCCCAAGTGTCAAGAAGTTTACTGTGGACCGGTACCGCAAATTGACAATGGTTTCTCCATTGGATCCTCTAATGTTACCTATCGAGGTTTGGCTACTTATCAATGTTACGCTGGTTTCGCATTCCCATCTGGTAGACCTACCGAGAAAATTTCGTGTATGGCTGATGGAAGATGGGAGAAGAAGCCATCTTGTTTgg CCTCTCAGTGTTCTCCGCTTCCGGAAGCGCCACACTCGAACATAACTATCCTAAATGGAGGTGGACGAAGTTACGGAACAATTGTACGATTCGAGTGTGAGCCAGGATACGTTAGAAGCGGACATCCTGTGATTCTCTGCATGAGCAATGGAACCTGGTCCGACGAAGTACCAACGTGTTCTC GTGCAAAGTGTCCGTTGCTACCCACGATCAAGAACGGTTTCGTAGTCGACATGACCAAGGACTACTTTTATGGAGACGAAGCTAGAGTGCAATGCAACAGAGGCTATAAACTGTCCGGGTCGAATATCATACAGTGTGGACCCAATCAGCTGTTCGATAATGTACCCACTTGCGAAG ATATAAACGAGTGTGCATCGAGCCAATGCGACCTAGCCTCCACAGAGTGCATCAACAATCCTGGTGCATTTACTTGCAAATGCAAACCTGGATTCGCTCCAACTATGGAATGCAGACCTATAGGTGATCTTGGATTGATCAATGGTGGTATCCCGGATGAGTCTATCACCGTTTCAAGCTCTGAGAATGGTTACACCAGAACT GGCGTTCGACTGAATAATGGCGATGGCTGGTGCGGCAACAACATCGAACCAGGCGCAAACTGGGTGATGATCGATATGAAAGCTCCAACGATCATCCGCGGTTTCCGTACGCAAATAGTCTCCAGAGTAGATGGAAACATAGCCTACACATCAGCAGTACGAATTCAATACACCGATGATCTAACAGACACCTTTAAAGACTACACGAATCCTGATGGAACACCGGTAGAGTTCAGGATCTTAGAACCTACTTTATCTGTTCTGAACTTGCCAGTTCCCATCGAGGCACGTTATATCAAATTTAGAATTCAAGATTACGTTGGAGCACCCTGTATGAAACTCGAAATCATGGGATGCACTCGTTTAGAGTGTACAGATATCAACGAATGTGCCATTAATAACGGTGGTTGTCACCAGAAATGTATAAACAATCCTGGAAGCTATGCTTGTATGTGTAATACGGGATACGAATTGTACAAAGGCAATGGAACTGCTGGTTTTTACATAGAGAAGCACGAAACTGGTGAGAGAGATGGAGATTTGGTTCAGAAGAATAAGACTTGCGTACCGGTTATGTGTCCAACCATATCGGCGCCTGAGAATGGAAAATTATTGTCGACCAAG CAAAAACATCACTTTGGTGATCTTGTGAGATTCCAATGTAACTTCGGATATGTGTTGTCTGGTTCCTCGGCTGTTATTTGCACGTCCAGTGGAGCTTGGAATGGAACAACTCCCGAATGTCAAT ATGCCAAGTGCGTGTCGCTACCAGACGACAAGAACGAAGGCCTCTCGGTGATCCGCAGCGACGAAGCCAGCGTCCTGGTACCATTCAAACAAAACGTCACCCTAAAATGTGGCAGCAACGGTCGTTATTTGCGCAATACAGCTACCTCAGGCTTCCGTCAATGCGTGTACGATCCGAAACCAGGTCTACCAGATTACTGGCTATCAGGTTATCAACCAGCCTGTCCAAGAGCCGACTGTGGAAAGCCTCTTCCAACACCTGGCGCGGAATACGGTCAATATTTGGACACCAAATACCaatcttccttcttcttcggtTGTCAAGACACCTTCAAACTGGCTGGCCAAACAAATCGTCATGACAATGTAGTCAGGTGTCAAGCAAATGGAATCTGGGACTTTGGGAACCTCCGATGCGAAGGTCCCGTTTGTGAAGACCCTGGACGACCTAGCGATGGCTTCCAAGTAGCCAGGAGCTACGAGCAAGGATCAGAAGTTCAATTCGGTTGCAGTAGACCAGGATATATTCTCATTAATCCTCGACCAATTGTCTGCGTTCGAGAGCCAGAATGCAAAGTCGTGAAGCCTCTTGGTCTAGCCTCTGGACGAATCCCAGACTCAGCCATCAATGCAACCTCGGAAAGACCTAATTACGAGGCTAAGAACGTCCGTTTGAATTCAGTGACCGGCTGGTGTGGCAAACAAGAGGCCTTCACTTACGTCAGCGTTGATTTGGGTCAGGTTTATAGAGTAAAAGCAATTTTGGTGAAAGGTGTAGTGACGAATGACATCGTTGGCAGGCCAACGGAGATTAGGTTCTTCTATAAACAGGCTGAGATTGAGAATTATGTCGTCTACTTCCCTAACTTTAATCTGACTATGAGAGATCCTGGGAATTACGGAGAATTGGCGATGATCACTTTGCCTAAATATGTCCAAGCTCGGTTTGTCATTCTTGGAATTGTTAGTTATATGGATAACGCTTGTCTGAAGTTTGAATTAATGGGTTGCGAGGAACCAGTGACAGAACCATTGTTGGGATACGATTATGGGTTCTCTCCTTGCGTGGACAATGAACCACCAGTGTTCCAGAATTGTCCTCAGCAACCGATTGTGGTACAAAAGGGAACTGATGGAGGATTATTGCCTGTGAATTTCACTGAACCCACGGCTATTGATAACAGTGGAAGTATTGCGCGATTAGAAGTAAAACCTCATAGTTTTAGGACACCACTGAGAGTGTTCCAGGATACTGTGGTGAAATATGTGGCCTTTGATTATGATGGAAATGTGGCTATTTGTGAGATCAACATCACTGTACCTG ATGTGACACCACCAAAACTGAGCTGTCCCCAAAGCTACGTCATAGAGTTAATAGACAAACAAGAAAGTTACTCCGTCAATTTCAACGAAACTCGCAGAAGAATCAACGCTACAGATGTTTCTGGACCAGTGAAGATTACATTTGTCCCAGAAAGAGCAGTGATACCAATTGGAGGCTTCGAGAATGTGACTGTTTACGCGACAGACTCTAGTGGAAATAGGGCATCCTGTCACTTCCAAGTGTCTGTTCAAGCAACGCCTTGCGTCGATTGGGAATTGAAACCACCGGCTAATGGAGGACTAAAGTGTGTTCCTGGTGATAAGGGACTTCAGTGTATCGCCACTTGCAAGAATGGCTTCCGTTTCACTGATGGTGCACCTGTGAAGACGTTCACGTGTGACGTCGCTAAACACTGGTCTCCTTCTTCCGTCGTTCCTGATTGTGTCTCAGAAA ATACACAACAGGCGAATTATCACGTGGTCGCAGCAGTCACTTACAGAGCCAATGGCGCTGTTTCGAGATCCTGCCTGCCGCAGTATCAGGATCTTATGTCTCAGTATTATATGAATCTGAATAATATCTTGACGCAACGTTGCTCTGCTGTGAATGTTAATATGAACGTGTCATTTGTGAGATCAGTACCGTTTCTTCTTgaagaaaatgttttgaaG ATGGACTTCATTCTCGTCATCGTACCAGCTATACGTCAGCCTCAATTGTACGATCTCTGTGGTTCCACGCTGAACTTGATCTTCGATCTATCAGTTCCTTCCACCAGTGCAGTCATAGAACCGTTATTAAACGTTTCCGCCATTGGAAATCAGTGTCCTCCTCTTAGAGCCTTAAAGTCATCCATCACTCGTGGCTTCACGTGTAGCATTGGCGAAGTTTTGAACATGGATACCaacgatgtcccacggtgtc TGCACTGTCCAGCCGGGACATTCGCTGGAGAAAAGCAAAAGCAATGCACATCCTGCCCGAAAGGTTTCTACCAAAATAGCGACCGCCAAGGATCCTGCTTACGCTGTCCATTCGGTACATACACTCGAGAAGAGGGTTCCAAGAGCATAGACGACTGTATCCCCGTTTGTGGATACGGTACCTATTCTCCCACAGGTCTGGTACCATGTCTGGAGTGTCCTAGAAACAGCTATACAGGAGAGCCGCCAGTTGGTGGCTACAAAGACTGCCAGACTTGTCCAGCAGGAACCTTCACCTACCAGCCAGCTGCTCCAGGTCGAGATCGATGCAGAGCCAAATGTTCTCCTGGCATGTACTCTGACACAGGACTGGCTCCCTGTGCTCAGTGCCCTAAGGACTTCTTCCAACCTCAACACGGAGCTACCACCTGCGTTGAATGCCCGACAAATATGTACACCGATGGTGCAGGAGCAGTTGGACGAGAAGAATGTAAGCCGGTGCAGTGCACCGACAGTGTGTGTCAACATGGAGGCTTATGTGTTCCCATGGGACACGGTATCCAATGTCTCTGTCCTGCCGGATTCTCTGGAAGGCGCTGTGAAATCGATATCGACGAGTGTGCATCTCAGCCTTGTTATAATGGAGCTACGTGCATAGACTTGCCACAGGGTTATAGGTGTCAGTGTGCTAATGGTTATTCTGGAGTTAATTGCCAGGAAGAGAAGTCAGATTGTTCGAACGATACGTGTCCTGAGAGAGCTATGTGCAAAGACGAACCTGGATTTAATAACTACACGTGCCTTTGTCGCTCTGGGTACACTGGAGTCGACTGTGATATCACT ATAAATCCATGCACAGCCAGTGGAAATCCTTGCAACAACGGCGCAACCTGCGTGGCGCTGCAACAAGGTCGATACAAATGCGACTGTCTACCAGGCTGGGAGGGTCAGAGCTGTGAAATCAACACAGACGACTGTGCTGAAAAACCATGCTTACTAGGCGCCAACTGCACAGATTTAGTAGCCGACTTCAGCTGTGACTGTCCTGCAGGATTTACCGGCAAACGGTGTCACGAGAAAATAGATTTATGCTCAGGAAATCCTTGCCTAAATGGAATATGCGTAGATAATCTATTCAGTCACGAGTGCATCTGTCATCCAGGATGGACAGGTGCAGCTTGTGAAACGAATATCAACGAATGTTCTAGCAAACCTTGCAAGAACAATGGCCAATGTATCGATCAGGTTGATGGATACACTTGCACCTGTGAACCAGGTTACACAGGCAAACAGTGTCAACATACTATCGATGACTGTGCCTCTGAACCTTGTCAAAACGGAGGGACCTGCGTGGATCAGTTAGAAGGATTCGTTTGTAAATGTAGACCGGGTTTCGTTGGACTTCAGTGTGAAGCTGAATTGGATGAATGTCTCAGTGACCCATGCAGCCCTGTTGGAACAGATCGTTGCGTTGATTTGGATAATACTTTTGTTTGTCACTGTCGTGAGGGTTATACCGGATCAGCGTGTGAGATCAATATCGATGACTGTGCATCTGATCCTTGTCTAAATGGCGCCACGTGCAGAGACGAGGTCGGTGGGTTTAAATGTATGTGCCCTGAAGGTTGGACTGGAGTTCATTGCGAGGTGGACGTTGGAATGTGCCAAAATCATCCTTGTCAGAATGATGCGGCTTGCGTGGATTTGTTCATAGATTACTTTTGTGT ATGTCCGTCAGGAACGGATggaaaacaatgtgaaacagCACCCGAGCGTTGTATCGGCAATCCTTGCATGCACAATGGACGTTGCCAAGACTTTGGGTCTGGTCTCAACTGTACTTGTCCAGATGACTACACTGGAATCGGTTGTCAATACGAATATGATGCTTGTCAGGCTGGCGCGTGTAAGAACGGAGCTACGTGTATTGACGAAGGTTCTGGATTCACTTGCATTTGTCCATCAGGGTACAcag gCAAAACGTGCGAGGATGATATAATCGACTGCAAAGAGAATTCATGTCCACCATCAGCGACGTGCATCGATCTTACTGGCAAATTCTTCTGCCAATGTCCTTTCAACTTGACTGGTGACGATTGCAGAAAGT CTATCCAAGTGGATTACGATTTGTACTTCAGCGACCCAGCGCGCAGTAGCGCGGCCCAAGTGATTCCATTCTTTACCGGAGGAAGAAAGAGCCTAACAGTGGCCATGTGGGTGCAATATACTCAAAAAGACGAAGCTGGAATATTCTTCACTCTCTACTCAGTCAG TTCTCCACACGTTCCTATGAATAGAAGACTTATGATCCAAGCACACAGCAATGGAGTCCAAGTGTCGTTATTCCACGATCTGCAAGATGTTTATCTGCCATTCAGAGAGTATGCAACGATTAACGATGGCCAGTGGCATCACGTTGCTGTAGTTTGGAACGGTGAAAACGGTGGAGAATTGATCTTAATAACAGAGGGTCTAATTGCCAGCAAGACGGAAGGTTATGGAAGTGGAAGATCTCTTCCTGCTTA TGCCTGGGCAGTGCTAGGTAAGCCACAGAGCGAAAATACGAAAGGCTACACGGAGTCAGGCTTCCAAGGACATCTGACCAAGGTACAAATCTGGAGTCGAGCCTTACATATCACGAACGAGATCCAGAAACAAGTTCGTGACTGTCGTACAGAACCTGTTCTCTACCAAGGTTTAGTCTTAACTTGGGCAGGCTACGATGACACAGTCGGAGGAGTAGAGAGAGTCGTGCCTTCACACTGTGGACAAAGAGTATGTCCACCTGGATACGGCGGTACCAAGTGTCAACAATTGGAATCCGACAAAATTCCACCGAAAATGGAGTACTGTCCAGGCGACCTTTGGGTGATCGCCAAGAACGGATCAGCTATAGTTAGCTGGGATGAACCGAAATTCGTCGATAACGTTGGTATAGTGAGGATCCAGGAGAAGAATGGACATAGGTCAGGACAAACATTAATGTGGGGAACGTACGATATTAGTTACGTGGCTTATGACCAGGCTGGAAACTCTGCCAGCTGCAATTTCAAGGTCTATGTACTAT CCGATTTCTGCCCAGAATTACCAGATCCAATTGGAGGCACGCAACAATGCAAAGACTGGGGCTCTGGTGGCCAGTTCAAGGTCTGCGAGATATTCTGCAACCCTGGATTGAGGTTCTCTCAAGAAGTACCGAAATTCTACACCTGCGGAGCTGAAGGATTCTGGAGACCAACCAACGATCCATCCCTTCCTCTCATCTATCCAGCTTGTACAA GCGCCACACCAGCGCAGCGTGTATTCAGAATCAAAATGAACTTCCCAACATCAGTGCTATGTAACGAAGCTGGTCAAGGAGTGCTCAAGAAGAAAGTTCGAGATGCTGTGAATTCTTTGAATAGAGATTGGAATTTCTGCTCATATTCGTACGAAG GAACTCGCGAATGCAAAGATTTGCACATCGATGTTCAATGCGACCATCGCATACGCACCACCAGAGAAACGAGCGAAGAGGATGGTGGAACTTACATAATCTCGGCAGTAGTGCCAGCTGAACC cgACCCGATTTTGAACGCAAACTCGAACGAGAGAGCGACTGTTCAAACTCTATTGGAGAGATTAATCCTGGAGGAAGATCAGTTCGACGTTCACGATATTTTGCCCAATACCGTGCCAGATCCAGCTTCTTTGATGTTGGAGTCTGATTATGATTGTCCTGTTGGACAAGTCGTTATGGCACCTGATTGTG TGCCATGCGCCGTGGGAACGTATTacgacgaagaaacgaaacagtGTCTGTCCTGTCCAGTGGGAAGCTACCAGAGCGAATCAGGTCAACTGAAATGCAGTTCCTGTCCGGTGATAGCAGGACGTCCTAGCGTGACGGTGGGACCAGGTGCTCGAAGCGCAGCCGATTGCAAGGAACAATGTCCGGCGGGAAAATACTACGACGACCTGGCTGGTCTCTGTCGAAGTTGTGGCCATGGTTTCTATCAACCTAACGAGGGTAGTTTCTCGTGTTTGTTGTGCGGCCTAGGAAAAACTACCAGAACAGCGGAAGCTGTATCTCGAGAAGAATGCAGAGACGAGTGTGGCTCTGGACAGCAATTGGCTGTGGAAGGAAAATGCGAACCCTGCCCAAGAGGAAGTTACAGAACTCAGGGAGTTCAAGCTGCCTGTCAAGCGTGTCCCGTTGGCAGAACGACACCGAATATGGGTTCTGCGGCGATAGAGGAATGTTCTTTGCCTGTATGCGAACCTGGAACTTATTTGAACGGAACGCTGAACGAATGTATGGAGTGCAAGAAAGGAACGTATCAGTCGGAGCCGCAGCAGACCTTCTGCATACCTTGTCCTCCTAATACTAGTACCAAAGGAACAGCTGCG acCAGCAAAGCTGATTGCACTAACCCATGCGAGACAAGCGACGCGGAAATGCACTGCGACGCGAACGCGTATTGCTTGCTGATACCGGAAACGAGCGACTTCAAATGCGAGTGCAAGCCAGGATATAATGGAACTGGAACCGAGTGCACCGATGTCTGTATGGGCTACTGCGATAACGAAGGAGTGTGTCTTAAAGATTCGCGAGGTCAACCATCCTGCAGATGCAGCGGAAGTTTCACCGGAAAACGATGTACGGAAAAGTCCGAGTTCTTCTATATCACAGGTGGCATTGCTGGTGGAGTAATCTTAATCATCTTCGTCGTTCTTCTTGTATGGATGATCTGTGTCAG AGCTTCCAGAAAGAAGGAACCTAAAAAGATGCTAACACCAGCGACAGACCAAAATGGTTCGCAAGTGAACTTCTATTACGGCGCGCCCACGCCGTACGCGGAATCCATCGCGCCGTCCCACCATAGTACCTACGCTCACTACTACGACGATGAGGAGGACGGCTGGGAAATGCCTAACTTTTACAACGAGACCTACATGAAAG AGAGTCTGCACAATGGCAAAATGAACAGTCTTGCACGCTCCAACGCCAGTATTTACGGCACGAAAGACGACCTTTACGATAGACTGAAACGTCATGCGTATCCTGGCAAGAAAG